In the genome of uncultured Pseudomonas sp., the window GCTACGAAGGCATTGATGAACGCTTTATTGAAGCGCATGTTGATGAAGAATGGTCGATTGGGGACTACGTCCTGTCCGGCGGTGAGCTGCCGGCCATGGTGCTAATCGATGCGGTAACGCGCCTTTTGCCTGGTGCATTGGGTCATGCAAGTTCGGCCGAGGAGGACTCCTTTACGGATGGTCTGCTCGACTGCCCGCACTACACTCGCCCGGAGGTGTATGCGGATAAACGTGTTCCTGATGTATTGCTGAGTGGCAATCATGAGCACATCCGGCGCTGGCGTTTGCAGCAGTCCCTTGGTCGGACGCACGAACGCCGCGCTGATCTTCTGGAAAGCCGCTCGCTTTCTGGAGAAGAGAAGAAGCTGCTGGAGGAATACGTCCGCCAGCGGGACGATAGTTAATGTATCGATGACCGGCCAAGGCCTGTCTTAGGAGCGCAGCATGACCAACAAGATTATTCAGCAGATCGAAGCTGAGCAGATGGGTAAAGTGATTCCGCCGTTTGCACCGGGCGACACCATCGTAGTTCAGGTAAAAGTAAAGGAAGGCGACCGTCAGCGTCTGCAGGCGTTTGAAGGCGTTGTTATCGCCAAGCGTAACCGTGGTCTGAACAGTGCCTTCACTGTTCGTAAGATCTCCAACGGTGTTGGTGTTGAGCGTACTTTCCAGACCTACAGCCCGCTGGTTGAGAGCCTGGCCGTTAAGCGTCGCGGTGACGTGCGTAAAGCCAAGCTTTACTACCTGCGTGACCTGTCCGGTAAAGCAGCACGCATCAAGGAAAAACTGGGCTAAGCCTCAGCTTCCTTGTAAAAAAAAGCAGCCTTCGGGC includes:
- the rplS gene encoding 50S ribosomal protein L19 encodes the protein MTNKIIQQIEAEQMGKVIPPFAPGDTIVVQVKVKEGDRQRLQAFEGVVIAKRNRGLNSAFTVRKISNGVGVERTFQTYSPLVESLAVKRRGDVRKAKLYYLRDLSGKAARIKEKLG
- the trmD gene encoding tRNA (guanosine(37)-N1)-methyltransferase TrmD, which gives rise to MPNLRVEVITLFPEMFTAISDYGITSRAVKQGLLQLTCWNPRSYTTDRHHTVDDRPFGGGPGMVMKIKPLEDALLDARHAAGEKAKVIYLSPQGRQLTQSAVRELANVEGLILIAGRYEGIDERFIEAHVDEEWSIGDYVLSGGELPAMVLIDAVTRLLPGALGHASSAEEDSFTDGLLDCPHYTRPEVYADKRVPDVLLSGNHEHIRRWRLQQSLGRTHERRADLLESRSLSGEEKKLLEEYVRQRDDS